Sequence from the Helianthus annuus cultivar XRQ/B chromosome 13, HanXRQr2.0-SUNRISE, whole genome shotgun sequence genome:
aaaaacGAAACATCAGAGAGTAAAATGgatatttttaaaggtttggagcaaaaccgttaaagtgaccaaaccacagggagcaaaacgaaagttaactCTAAAAAAAAAGTCCAAATGAATTACCTTCCCATTTCTTCCCTCATATACATTTGTGTCTGATCTAGAATGGTGAGAACTGGCACTAATGTGAAAAGTTGAATTTGGATTGAATATGATTATATCCGCATCAGATCCAGCACGTATAGCTCCTTTTCTTGGATATATATTGAACAATTTCGCACTGAAAAAAAATAGAATTATATGGAGTTGACTTGACCGGGTTCTACTCCCAAATGCATCTTCTAGACTATAAAAGTTACCGAATAGgtagataaataaaaaaaaaaaaaaaatagaggtggcaaaatggacAAGTTGAATAATAGGTCAAAACGGGTTACTTTTGGTTTGGGTCGGGTAACTATCAACCCGCTTTCTTTTCAGATACTTTTGGTTTTACCAGTTTGGCCACTTTTGCAATTTTTGTCCAAAGGCTTGTTTtttttgcatctggatccaaaaggtttgaaatcttgccttTTTCATCCGACtggttaactccatccatttttctccgttaaatgaggggcatttccgtctttttagacattttttattaaaataaaaaacaaacactATAAGAAACAAAGATCCACCTCTGTTGACTTTCTCCCCACCCAAACAGGTAAAAGGATGAAAATACCCTTCacttaaagttaaaaaaaaaacgaatggagttaacgagtcggatgaaaatggcaagattttaaaccttctggatccagatgtggaaaaacaaacctttggacgaaagtcgcaaaagtagccaaacctcagggacgaaaaatGGCATCTTTGTTAAAAATTGTCGATACACTACATATCGGAGGGAAATATTTTACCATTCTGTACTTGTTACACGGACAAAGTCGGTTACGGATAATTGACCAGATTCCTGTAATCACCAAATTGAATTATGACTTAGAAAAGCAATTAATGTGGATAATGAACTCAAAAACTATTTTTCAAACTACAAAGTTGATATTAATATTATCATACCACCATTGTGTCCCAAACAAGATGCATCCTTTCTTCAAGCCCTGTGTAAACATGAACGAAATTGTAACATAGATTTGCATCTTGAAGCTATGTGAAAAGGCTGGTATACCAAGGTTGTAGAACATGTATATTTACCGTTGACCCCATTTGGTATTTTCCGAAAATCATCGATTCCAAAAGACTTCTGTGTAGAATTGAAAGTGCAGTGATCTGTTCCTACAAGCTGGAAAAATAGAACACAAGTTTAACCACAGACAAACATGGTCtaagaatatatatatacatatatatatatatacatatatatatatatatatggaagtGAGAACCAAGAGAACAAGGCtaaaaaggttttttttaataaaatcaaCTGTTAAAACAAATCGTCTGCGTGGACTTACGTCAACGTAAAACAAATTTACATGTGTGTAAATGCTGACATCAGGTGCTGTTGTAAATATTTTTTACGTTAGTGTAAATGACGAATATATGCTGGCTCTGCATTTTTTATACAGATGTGTTAGTTACATgttcatctacgtttgtgcaaaaaaaagGTGGAAAAACTCGCACGGGACGTAGGATTTCCACCAGTGGTTCACAAGTTCTCGCAACTCACTGTGGTTCTCAGGTGAAccgaatcctatatatatataggattatattatatatatgttcTTTCGGTCGGGTCAAGATGTGTTCGGCTGTAACGGGTCCTTTATGTGCGCATTGAAACAGGCTAGGCTAGGTGAACCAGAAAACACTTTAGTGATGATTCCAAAAGCAATATCATTGCCGAAATAGTCAAAGTATTTGAATATAACGATTTAGAGGATTTAGctatattttgatttgattcattttgacccatttgaatTACCAGCTCCAGTAAAAGGTCACTccagagaagaaaaaaaaaatatagatacAGACATTAAGCAATTTATGTGAATGAACCTTTAGGATTCCAGTTGATAATGCTGCTTGAAGTGCTTTACCATGCCCCGGTGCTCTTATCGGGGGGCTCATAACGAACCTGAAGAAAAATTAGTTATTTAACGTACCAACTTAAAGAAAGATAATTTGATAAGGAAACGTAAAATTATATAGAAAAAGAACAAAAAGATAGTCACTTGCTTTGCTGCTGTGATAAAATCAGGATCCCATAGGACGGAATCATCAAGAACTAAGCCAGAAACCACAGGCTCTCCAATAACTTTTTGCCCTGTAGTTCAGAAGAAAAGATCAAACTATTCATCAAATCTCCCGCTATGAATATACACAACGCAATAAATTTCCATAACCGGTATGCTGCTTTATGTTTGTTAAATGagctatttatatataaaaaaaataaaaaaaaaactttcataTTTTACAAGGCTTATAATAGCGGACTTTTATCACATGACAGattacaaaaaacaaaaaaaaattaattgacATATAAACTTGTCATATCAGATTTTTTGATATCAAGATTAGTAAGTCATAGATACATCCTATATTttggagttaattactgttttcgtccctgtggtttgtcaaaaatcactatttcagtccctgtggtttcactttcgcaACCATTTCAGTCCTccttgtaaccatttcagtccctgtacttaacagaataatggattgaaatggttatgaaagtgaaaccacagggactgaaatggttacgaaagtgaaaccacagggactgaaaccgcaatttttaaactaatggactgaaatagtgatttttgacaaaccacagggacgaaaacagtaattaactcccctatgttgtcaaaagcgcaaaaagcGCGTGTATAGGCGCCCGGGCGCAGCGAGGCGCACCTATTTTTTTGAGCTTGTTTATGATTTTTCGAGTTCTAAGTCACAAACCTGATTTTTGAGCTCTAGCTATTTCCTCCATGGCATCAATGCTCATGACATGAACAACGTACAAAGGCGTATTCACAAAAGCAGCCAATCGGATTGCTCGAGCTGTAGCCTCCCCTTCAAGCTGCAAgaatacatatgcatcacatatGTGAATACGATCTATATTAACTTAGATAATATATAATCAATCACGTACCACCGGGGGTCTTGATAAAGCATGTCCTTCTGGACCAGTAATACCAAGTTCAATCATTCTTTTTTGTCCTTCGAAAACCGCATCTCCGTTTTCTGCATGAACCATTGCTAATGCACCAAGAGACTTGCATTGTTTAAGGCCCTCTAACAAAAGCTCATCGCTGATCATTAGAGAGCCCTTGTAGGCCATGAAAAACTTAAACGAGTTTATTCCTGTAGGTTATGAGACAAACAAATACTTTAGTAATGCGAAAAGGGGATATTGTATACAAATGCCACCGAAGTATGAGTTTCGTGTCATTAATGCGGATTCTGAAACTTGCCAGAAAATTTATAAGACGACAAAACGCGCTTAAAATTTTGAAGCTTCTGTTGCATCTAGAGTTGCAAGTATGACAAATATGCCCCTGAATCTACTTGAAAGAATCATCTCTATGTagattttcaaaatctttttaaGTAGATTCAGGGGTACTTTTGTAATTTTACAACTCTATGATGTCAAAAACTTCGAGTTTAGGGGCATTTTGTCACATCCAGAGTTCCAAATATGACAGATATGCCCCTGAATCAACTTGAAATAATCTTCTATATATagattttcaaaatatattttaagtagATTCAGGGGTACTTTTGTAATTTTACAACTCTATGATGTCAAAAACTTCAAGTTTCGAGGCGTTTTGTCACATCTAGAGTTCCAAATATGACAAAAATGCCCCTGAGTCTATCGAAACAATCATCTCTATATGGATTGTCAAAACATATTTGAGTGGATTCAGGGGTACTTTTGTCATTTCACAACTCCGTAATGTCAAGTTTAGAGGCGTTTTGTCACATCTAGAGTTCCAAatatgacaaaaataccctttaaTCTACTTGAAAGAATCATCTCAATATagattttcaaaatatatttcaagtAGATTCAGGGGTACGTTTGTCATTTTACAGCTCTGTAATGTCGAAAACTTCAAGTTTAGGGGCATTTTGTCGTTTTACAATTCTCCGATAACTTTTTCGCAGGATTGCATAGACAAAACCGAAATGATATTTGGGTGGCCACTAGATTTGTTTTAACGGTTAGATGGATTTGATAAAATATATACATCATCccgttacaaaaaaaaaaaaaaaaaaaaaaattgtttctaAAATTTACGAGTGCAAGATACAAACCTTTTTCCTTGACCATAATTTCCATCTCTTTGGAAACGGTATCGTCCCATTTAGTGATGGCCATGTGAAACCCGTAATCCATGCAAGATAACTTTGCTTTTTCGACATACGCCTCGTACCCTTTAGATAAGCTACCCTGTACAGGAATAACAAAATCTATATGCATTGTCGTCCCGCCAGCTAATGCCGCCGCTTGACCGCTGAAAAAATTATCAATCGTTTCAGTACCCATGAATTCCATCGCCAAATGTGTGTGCGGATCAATTCCTCCTGCAGTATCACAACCCGTAATGAGTAATGTCGTGATATTATTATGCAATATTTTTCCGTAAGTAAATTTCAACTATAAAAGATAATCATCCAACAATGACATTCGATGAACAATCTTTACCTGGCATAACAAACTTTCCTGTAGCATCAATAATTCTAACGCCATCGGAAACCTGCAGATATTAAACTCGTATTGAAATACAAATACTGGAAGCAACGTACGGTTTTAACCACAAGTATACAAGTTACTTTTTATCAGGTACTGGACTAATATGGTCACACTGAGTATACggtttaggatcaaatacaaaggctcctaaaaataagaagtgtataAAGGCTCataaaaataaacccactacaccaaaaaaaaaaacctaaacacccaccaccacccaaaaacctaaaccccccacctacccaaaaaaaaaaattgggtgacgaaaagtagcgatttttttaaacaaaaatattaaaaaaaaaatagatttttttagcatttagttgtgggttttagctttatggtttagtttttagcatttagttttttttttttttttttttttgtgtgtgtgtgttggggggggggggggggggtgtttaggttttgggtggtggtttagtgggtttaggttttaggttctttgacacttgtcactctatagtCTATAATGTCTtcttaggggactaggggtggttcactagtgatagaatttatcactcataagcaccaatcaagttccgccatgtcatgaaccatttttccatcactcacaagcttttttagtgggggtggtcatcactcaccaccacacccaacaatttccccccaaccaacaattaccctCACAATTAAACACCATCACGCCGTTGAAAATATCACGGAATCATCAAACCGTGATGATATAACGCGTTTTCGTTATGGCGGCGGTCGACATCCACGCGTTGAAAATTAGTATAACGCGTTATACCACACCCGCCCCGTGTCCtcttacacttcttatttttaggagtctttgtagaataacttaaccccGGAGTATACATAAGTATGTAACATAGATTTTGTGCCTTTTATGGTCACACTGAGTATACATAAGTATGTAACATAGACTTTGTGCCTTTTAGAAATCGTATATAAAAAATATGTGTCATCATATTTCCACGTGTTAGGATCCTAAgcgaaaaatatattatttctacAGAAAGGGCTACGATTTGGGAATTCCTTTTAGGCCCTCAAAAAGGTTAAACCGACCATGTAGCAAAGTTAAATTCAAAACCGTATGCCACGTATATAAACTAATCTGACTGAtaaagggtatgtttggcaaaagtagctggtggctggtggctggaagctggtctggtagctagtagctgtagctttttagatatatttggtgtttggcagagtaactggagcttttaataaaatgtataaaaaaaaATGGAcataattaaaatttaaaaagtttgtgcattaaaaagttcattatctttagaggttaaaatagtcattttttccctaaaagcttgtagctccttctaaacgctactagtaggagcgttcaaccaaaagcttcaagttCCTAAtctaaaagcttcaagctccttcaaccaaacaaggctttttattgagtaggagctttttcttaaaagcttaaagctagaagctcctaaaagctctaCACCAAACATACCCAAAGTATGGAATAATACGTTAATCGTGTTCTTATTAATTTTTGTGAAAGAGAATCAGTATGCTTCAAATAGCATGAAaattccttttttttaaacaatccAAAGGTCTTACAGAAAAAATAGATAACCAAGATTATATACCTTAATATTAGGTCTAACATCAACAATAACTCCATCCTCTACATAAACATCAGCAACCTCCTGATGATCAGCATTTACAACCGTCCCACCCGCGATCAATATCTTCGACGATAACACACTCTCCGAATCACAATACCCGATCCCAGACTCACAAATCTGTCATATTCAATTATCATTAATTCAatatcataaaaaaaaaattcaaaaactcaATATCTTGACCTCATTTCTCCATTTTCAAATCCTAAAATCCCAACCCATCTTAAATCAATAAcccaatattattattattattattattattattattattattattattattattattattattattattattattattattattattattattattattattattattattattattattgttattattattattttgtttattGTTCAGAATCAATTACTTATGttagtaaaataaataaataaactaggAATTGAGCAAAAGTTCAGTAATTTATGCATAAAATAGAAATTGAAGGATCAGATTAAACAGCACCTGACTCAGTCCAAACAAGGGGGATAGTGAGATTGAAAGGAGGAGTATCAGCGATCGCATATGCATCATATTCGAACTGGAGATTCAATCTGTGAATTAAAATTTTTTAATTGTGCAGGATTCTGTTTTCCTTTCTCCAGAAGTGAGGGACTGAGAGCATAAAGATACGGATGATGACTTTATAAGTGAATTacaaaatggtccctgcacaaTCGTAGTCTTTTAAGAAGTTTTGTTGTACTTTTCCTCATAACTATCAAATATATATTAGGCCACTCGGTGCGGGCCGTCCAGGCCCGACGACGCCCCCAAACACCATTTCGGGTGGCATGTCGTTGTcaagatgggggggggggggagtagACGAAGAGGACGGTCAGAGGATGACAAAAcccctctcacacacacacatatacatactacacatatatatatttaggtCCATCCTCTATTTTCTTAAGTCCATCCTCTTTGCCTCATCCTCACACCCATCCTACGTGGCACTGACGTGGAGGCCCATCATCCATTTCCCACACCAAGTAGCCTTACAACTAAGTTAGAAACCTGTGTATGAAAAGGGTTAGATACTTAGATTGATGAAATATTAAATGTAAatagacaaaagatcaaatacaaataaggaACTATTAAATAAATAGACAAAACGTATGAATGGagtgaaaaagtaaaaaaacacGGTGACATTTTCTTAATTATTTTACTCGTAGGGTAATTATCATTATACCCTACAAATGATTTTATAGGGTAATTTTGACcttgtaaggtaattttgtaaaatgatgttgtagggtaattttgatcttataaggtaattttgtagagtatcttTATTACTCTACAAGTGATTTTAttgggtaattttgatcttttagggtaattttgattaaaaataattatgaaaatgtcatcgctttttttttacttttctatGTCATTCGTAAGTTTTGTACGATAAGATACTTTGTAGGGGGTCTTTAGTCTAAATATATAGGAAAGAAGCGGGAAAATTATGATCtaatattattgttatttaataaCAGATGTAAGCAAAAAAGTTCTGATTTAATAGGCGAAAGGGGCGAAAAAATAAAGGTGAGTTGTAAGCAGAcactaggggtgtgcacggttccgTTCTCTTTTTGGGTAAAACCGTAATCGAAATTTCGGTTTTCAGTTTTTGAAAACCGCATGGTTTCGGTTATTTCGATTTTAGCAACGGTTCGGTTCGGTAGGTTGAGTGTATGCGAGTTGAGTTCAAGCTCAAGTTTTTAACTAGGTTGAGTGTTTTGAGCCGAGTAGATTGTTTTTTCGAGTTTGAACCGAGTTGACCTTGACTAAGCTAAACTCATCGCGTGAACAACCCTAGACCTATGGTTTACTATATTGTATATGCTTAAATTATGTTTAGGTATTTTTAGTTCCTTTTTCTAATACTACTAATAAGAAAAGTTATAGTATTCTTCAATCAAAATTTGTGTTTAAACCCTTTTAAAAGCGCCGttcaaaacataaaaaatagatATGAATCATAGGGGATTTAAGTTGAGATTGTTTTAATGTATTCTCGTGTTATTAATATACATtacttttttaaattttaattttaagtaGTATGAAATACTTAATTGTCACGAAATAGTCAAAAATTAAAGTAAAAGTACATGCAAATTCCTAAAGGACTGAAGTTGCAAGATGAAGTATATCGGAGTCTATTGTAGTAATTAACTAACACAAATAATGATAGAATATCGGAGTGCATTGTTTGACCGGCACTAAATCACTAATGGTATAAGTCAATCTGTAACGTTGCAACAAAAGCTAGTTGCGTAGACGTATAATCAACATTTAAAATATTATccaaattccaaaatatataacACTTAAATAAAACTATACTTAGATTGACCCTTCACtagtttagtttttttaaatacttataaatatttttattctTTGTGTGTATTGAAGAGCAAAATGAATTATCCTGATTACTCGCGTTATGGATTGTATCTAGTAGCTATACATCTAGGAAACACATATGTAGTGAAATTTATACTTTTTTAAATGTAAATTTGGATCATTGACGAACCACTTGTAtcacacctcaaccgatggcggaatcatcggggcgcggtaCTAGGCAAATCAGATTGCTCAaaagaatccataacaactatattgcgataatatccattacatttgtcatcccatactaacaaacaatacaatcacataagttatcacagatttcttatCCTcccgaacaatacaaatccgtcAACTTAGAATTTAGgtgtgtttctagacttcctagcttgatttgatgtagacttcgactaatcctgcaacatacgttaaaatattgtcaatacgaaagtattggcgagtatacaggtttgatatgtaatagtataatagattaaaagtgctgcgaatttccacatgcataaacgtaatacacgacatatatactcacaaaactgatacaaccagctaagtcctcgatgctcgactcttcgatggcataactagaccccgtcgggcgcaatagtactatactagtttgggtgggacgtcacgagtataagtcctagcatacatgcaactagcatcacgtatatctatgcaaccagttattcgcaagtgatagattaacaatttgaatcattcgtttgataagttcgatttataaggaacgtatgttacacccaaaattcgataaaaggggtcaagtatactcacagtgcgtattcggttggattgacgggatggtgcctgagaatgtcctgatttcagactaaTTACATAAGTATTGGGTcacgcgttaaacggtatcgaattACGTGCAATTGGACGAAAAGTTAGATTGAgctggcccattcggatggaccgctcgatcgactgggccgctcgatcggccagcctgtccagctgttttcgatgattttcgaGTGTTCTTCGGTGTTTTTGGTCAAGACGTTGTTGTGACGCgttgaacaactgaaattccatcaattccgacctgtcctatcggccgggaatcacccccgttccatcagaactggccgttcttggcggtttttccgtgtttaacccgaaattggtcgtctcttcggtaggaatcagatccctgaccaacacgacactaagaatgagtagaaggtcggtctaagctctgTTTCTACCATTTTTGTGTATAGATCTGATatgaaaaccttgattattcttGGGAAATCCCTTggttctgagttgttcttggtggaatgaggccaacacttgaagttcataagaattTCGTGGTGACATTACTCTGGAACAACTCAAATCCATGGCTGCTTGATTAGAGAACATTGATTTAGACGAGATTTATGTAAAGTTGTATGGAAACCAttcgaatctgagttgttcttcatgggatgacatcaccctagaacactccaaatccgttgatttcacggttaaaagtcgaattttgaaagatagaaagatgaaggattgcatatAGATcgaagaagtacaagatttgggttaaaaacttacaagaatcgggagaaatcgagagaaaagtggtcaagtgtcacaccccaaccgatggcggaatcatcggggcgcggcactaggcgaatcagattgctcaagagaatccataacaactatattgcgataatatttattacatttgtcatcccatactaacaaacaatacaatcacgtaagttgtcacggatttcttgtcctctcgaacaattcaaatccgacaacctagattttagatgcgtttctagacttcctagcttgatttgatgtaaacttcggctaaacctgcaacatacgttaaaactttgtcaatacaaaagtattggcgagtatacaggtttgatatgtgtagtatgatagattaaaagtgctgcgaatttccacatgcataaacgtaatacacaacatgtatactcacaaaactgatactaccagctaagtcctcgatgctcgactcttga
This genomic interval carries:
- the LOC110899773 gene encoding dihydropyrimidinase: MMHMRSLILLLSISLSPLFGLSQICESGIGYCDSESVLSSKILIAGGTVVNADHQEVADVYVEDGVIVDVRPNIKVSDGVRIIDATGKFVMPGGIDPHTHLAMEFMGTETIDNFFSGQAAALAGGTTMHIDFVIPVQGSLSKGYEAYVEKAKLSCMDYGFHMAITKWDDTVSKEMEIMVKEKGINSFKFFMAYKGSLMISDELLLEGLKQCKSLGALAMVHAENGDAVFEGQKRMIELGITGPEGHALSRPPVLEGEATARAIRLAAFVNTPLYVVHVMSIDAMEEIARAQKSGQKVIGEPVVSGLVLDDSVLWDPDFITAAKFVMSPPIRAPGHGKALQAALSTGILKLVGTDHCTFNSTQKSFGIDDFRKIPNGVNGLEERMHLVWDTMVESGQLSVTDFVRVTSTECAKLFNIYPRKGAIRAGSDADIIIFNPNSTFHISASSHHSRSDTNVYEGRNGKGKVEVTIAGGKIVWENDELKVVPGSGKYISMPPFNYLYNGIDKADENYLTSLKAPVNRIKPSL